A window from Choristoneura fumiferana chromosome 22, NRCan_CFum_1, whole genome shotgun sequence encodes these proteins:
- the LOC141440124 gene encoding NFU1 iron-sulfur cluster scaffold homolog, mitochondrial-like — protein sequence MFCNSLRVWKACHQHGITFNRYEATRQFSAITKSVSQNNTKSDEIGARQRPSMTIQTQETPNPNSMIFVLDTKVLEPGQTMNFHNIVASAGSPFAKTIFGINGVKSVLVGHEFVTVTKQTDNQWMLMKPAIVAAITDFFANDLPVVTGAIPTRETQINEEDDETVRMIKEILDSKIRPRAQEDGGDAVFVDFKDGVLRLKMIGACSSCPNSVVTLKSGILSTFEPSSNHLIPDSP from the exons ATGTTCTGCAATTCGCTTAGAGTCTGGAAAGCCTGTCACCAACACGGCATCACTTTTAACCG TTATGAAGCTACCAGGCAGTTTAGTGCGATTACAAAGTCAGTCTcccaaaataatacaaaaagtgaCGAGATTGGTGCACGCCAACGCCCGTCCATGACGATTCAGACGCAAGAAACGCCTAATCCCAATAGCATGATATTTGTCCTAGACACTAAAGTTTTGGAGCCGGGACAGACGATGAACTTTCATAATATTGTAGCCTCGGCTGGCAGTCCTTTTG CAAAAACGATCTTCGGCATCAATGGAGTGAAGTCAGTTTTGGTTGGACATGAGTTTGTGACGGTAACCAAGCAGACAGATAATCAGTGGATGCTGATGAAGCCGGCCATTGTGGCCGCTATCACGGACTTCTTTGCCAACGATCTACCAGTAGTTACTGGAGCTATACCAACTCGAGAAACAC AAATAAACGAAGAAGATGATGAAACTGTTCGAATGATAAAAGAAATTTTGGACTCAAAGATCAGGCCTAGAGCTCAGGAGGATGGTGGAGATGCTGTGTTCGTGGACTTTAAGGATGGTGTTCTAAGACTCAAAATGATAGGAGCATGCTCATCGTGTCCAAATTCTGTAGTCACTCTGAAGAGTGGG ATCTTGAGTACATTCGAACCAAgttcgaaccatttgattcctgactcaccgtag